TACGGATGTCCGTCCCTTCTGCCGCCCGGTGCAGCCCTGTCTCAGCCGGCAAGATTCCGTGAATTGGGAGAATTTCTGGAGGAAGGGCAATATGATCGAATTGTCATCTCCGCACACTCCAACGGAGCCGCCGACAGGCTCCTTGCGCTCTTTTCAGGCATCAGCCACAAGATAAACAGGCGGACGACGACAGACGGGATGAAACAGTGGGAGGGCATCAATGTGGTGAGCGTTCCTCTGTCTGGAGGGTTTTCCATCCCGGGACGGAAAATCGGTTTCATCAGCGACTCTGACCTGTTCGGACGTGTTAAAAGGCATAAATCCAGGCGGCCGTTTCTCCCGGAGTGGGATCTCCCCATAGGCTCACTCGCGCCGGGTGACTTTGTTGTCCACATCGAGCATGGGATTGGTAGATATCTGGGACTCAAACAGATGGAGATTGCTAAATCCAGCGACGATTACCTCCATCTGTCCTACGCAGGGGGTGATTCCCTTTACGTGCCCGTTGAGGATATGAACCGGGTTCAGCGATTCAGGAGTTCATCCGACAGACCGCCCTCACTCAGCAAACTCGGAGGCGCCGGCTGGGTCCGGGCAAAGAACCGGGTCCGCCGGTCGTTGAAATTAATGGCCGACGAGTTGCTGGCAATAGCGGCAAGACGGGAGACCGCGCCGGGCATATCCTCTCCCGAACCCGACGCCATCTTCAGGGAGTTCGAGGCCTCCTTTCCCTGGTCGGAGACACCTGATCAGGAGAGATGCATCAACGAGGTCATTTTCGACATGATGCAGCCCCATCCCATGGACCGCCTCGTGTGCGGGGATGTTGGATACGGAAAAACGGAGGTCGCACTGAGAGCGGCATTCCTCTCCGTCCTCGGCGGCAAACAGGTGGCGGTTCTCGTGCCGACGACAGTCCTGGCCCAACAGCACTATGGGAACTTTATCCAGCGTCTTGGGCCGTTTCCGGTTACGGTCGGCCTTCTGAGCCGCTTTGTGTCTCCCAGGGACCGGAAGCGCACTCTCGGTGACCTTGAAAAGGGTGTCGTGGACATTGTCATCGGAACACACCGAATCTTGTCCGCTGATGTAAAATTCCGCAACCTGGGGCTGTTGATTATCGACGAGGAGCATCGTTTCGGGGTTAAACACAAGGAAACGCTGAAAAGGATGCGGGAGACAGTGGATGTCCTGACCCTTTCCGCCACTCCCATTCCCCGAACGCTCTTTCAGGCGTTTTCCGGCCTCCGCAGCCTTTCCCTTATCCATACCCCTCCGGCCGACCGAAAGGCGATCCATACCGAAATACGATATTTCGACGAGGGCCTGATCCGGGACGCGATAGTCAGGGAGTTGGCAAGGGGAGGACAGGTATATATCGTTCACAACAGGGTCGCAAGCATCGGGGCATTCAGGGATATGGTCCAGCGGCTCGTTCCCGATGCCCGGTTGGGAATGGCCCACGGCCAGATGGGGGAAAGCGAGCTTGAAGGGGTCATGGTCGGCTTCCTCAAAGGGGAGTTGGATGTTCTGGTAACCACCGCCATTATCGAGTCAGGGCTCGACATTACCAATGCCAACACGCTCATCATCAACCGGGCCGATCGTTTCGGCCTGGCCCAACTTTACCAACTCCGTGGGAGGGTCGGACGCTCTGCGGCCCTGGCATACGCGTACCTTTTAATTCCTCCCCAATCGTCCCTGACGCCCAAAGCAAAAAAACGCCTCGCCAGCCTCAGGGATCTGACCGACCTTGGTTCCGGCTTCAAGCTCGCATCTTACGACCTGGAGATACGCGGGTCGGGCAACCTTCTCGGGCAGGAACAGTCCGGGCACATCGGCGCGGTTGGCCTCGACCTGTATTCCCAGCTCCTGGAACAGGCCGTCAGGGAATCAACCGGTCAGGTTACGGAAGAGCCAGTGGAGCCCGTTATCCACCTGGATATGCCTGCCCTGCTCACGGAGGAATATCTTCCGGACGTTGGAGAACGCCTCACCCTTTACAAAAGATTGGCAAGTGCAAGGACACCGGCTGAGCTGAAAGAGCTGCGGGACGAGGCCGTGGACCGTTTCGGGAGGTTTCCGACTGAGGTTCTCGGCCTGTTCTCCCGGATGGAGGTCCTCATTCTTGCCCGAGGGCTCAGGGTGGAACACATAGATGTGGCAGGGTCATTTTACCTCGTTGCCTTTCACCCCCAGGCCAAAATATCTCCGGACGCACTTCTTGGCCTCCTTTCGACCGACAGCCGTCTTGCCTTCCTGCCCCCGACCACACTCAGGCTCGATATCTCCGCCATGCAAAACTCCGGAGACCGCCTGGGGTATCTTAAGGAAACCTTGCGGTCCTTATTGTGATCTGCTAATAACCAGCCCTATGAATAGAAAAACCTTTGTAATCCTTTCGATTTTCCTGCTCGCGGCTTTGACCGCCGGCATCTTTTTTCTACGGGAAAACCGTCCGGAGCCGCCGATTCCAGCCACACCCGCCGAAAAACCGGTCGCCTCGGTCAATGGACAGGTCATAACCGTCAAAACCTTTCAGACAAAATTCACCAAGTTCGCCACCCGCCTTCATCTGCCGTGGAAGGAAAACACCGCCGCCGCGAAAGAACTCAAAATGAGTTTTCTTAATAAACTCATTGAAACCGAGCTGCTGCTGCAGGAAGCCCGCATGCGGAATCTGACCGTGACCGACGATGAGCTCAACAGGGAGATCAACCTTCTCAAGGAGGATTATCCGAAGGACACCCTCGACGCAGCCCTGGTTCAGATAGGCATGAAACTTGATGAATGGAAGTCGGACCGGCGGGAAAAACTGCTTATCGACAAGGTCATAGAAAAGGAAGTGGACAGCGTCATCCACGTCAGTGACGATGATGTAAAGGCATACTACGACAGCCATAAAAAAGATTTCAAAGTCCCTCTCATGGTAAAAGCGCGGCAGATCGTTGTAGCCACGGAAGCAGAGGCTAAATCCCTTAGATCGAGGCTGCTTCGCGGGGGAAATTTCGCGAAAATTGCCGAACAGTTTTCCCTGAGCCCCGACGCCAAACAGGGTGGTGAGCTTGGCGTTTTCGCGAGGGGACAGATGCCCGAGGAATTTGACAAGGTAGTTTTTCGTTATCGGGTCGGCACCATCAGCCGGGTGGTCCACTCCCCGTACGGTTTTCATGTCTTCCAGGTGGAAGATCGAATCCCGCCCCACACTCGGTCCCTCAAGGACGCGACTGGGGAGATCAGGAAAAACATCTTTCAGTCAAGGCAGGAATCATTTTTTCACGATTGGATGGACGCGCTGAAAAAGGGGGCCAAGATAACGATCTATCCTGACAACCTTCAGCAGGGGCCGCAGTAATGTTCAGAAAAAGCCTTCTCGCCGGCGCCGCCATTCTCCTCCTGTTTTCTCTCCCCGCTAATGCGGGCGACAGGGTTGTCGCCAGGGTGGGGCAACGGGCCATAACCAGCCGTGATGTCCGGTATTTTCAGAAGGAAAACCAGGATCTGCCTTTCCCCAAGGCGTTGCAGGCTTTGGTAAAACAACGCCTCATCCTGGCCTGGGCCGCCGATAACGGGGTCAGAATAAATGACAATGAACTGAAAAATATCATAACCTCCATACGAAAAAACAATAGCCTTACCGAGGATCAGTTTGCAATAGCCCTGTCAAGGGAGGGAACGACCAGGACCACCTTCATGGAGAGGGTCCGGG
This genomic interval from bacterium BMS3Abin14 contains the following:
- the prsA1_2 gene encoding foldase protein PrsA 1 precursor, which produces MNRKTFVILSIFLLAALTAGIFFLRENRPEPPIPATPAEKPVASVNGQVITVKTFQTKFTKFATRLHLPWKENTAAAKELKMSFLNKLIETELLLQEARMRNLTVTDDELNREINLLKEDYPKDTLDAALVQIGMKLDEWKSDRREKLLIDKVIEKEVDSVIHVSDDDVKAYYDSHKKDFKVPLMVKARQIVVATEAEAKSLRSRLLRGGNFAKIAEQFSLSPDAKQGGELGVFARGQMPEEFDKVVFRYRVGTISRVVHSPYGFHVFQVEDRIPPHTRSLKDATGEIRKNIFQSRQESFFHDWMDALKKGAKITIYPDNLQQGPQ
- the mfd gene encoding transcription-repair-coupling factor, coding for MFPVTEILEDLKQHGVSSISGLGLPAAACLAASLPDPNRLVIVTPDEESADTLREDLSFFLPGQNVGALSPEEALPYERMLPDIERSSLRISALLAAGSGAAPVIIPCTALLQPTIPPGLLTRISLRINTGEDMDREMTLQNLSTMGYTKVPSVSQMGEMAVRGGIMDIFSPGHLFPVRIELWGNSVQSIRTFDTENQRSLERLETAVVLPVTEILRTPEILSGGRRRLSDFLLAQGLSSREREKILVPWDQGLDFPGIVNFLPIIYGVQSLPADHFSPGCIVILLEPEQILRRMEGFMASAGARLSKESPSPDEAYADPKAIMANLSRNSILQIRSFDHENSHSYGCPSLLPPGAALSQPARFRELGEFLEEGQYDRIVISAHSNGAADRLLALFSGISHKINRRTTTDGMKQWEGINVVSVPLSGGFSIPGRKIGFISDSDLFGRVKRHKSRRPFLPEWDLPIGSLAPGDFVVHIEHGIGRYLGLKQMEIAKSSDDYLHLSYAGGDSLYVPVEDMNRVQRFRSSSDRPPSLSKLGGAGWVRAKNRVRRSLKLMADELLAIAARRETAPGISSPEPDAIFREFEASFPWSETPDQERCINEVIFDMMQPHPMDRLVCGDVGYGKTEVALRAAFLSVLGGKQVAVLVPTTVLAQQHYGNFIQRLGPFPVTVGLLSRFVSPRDRKRTLGDLEKGVVDIVIGTHRILSADVKFRNLGLLIIDEEHRFGVKHKETLKRMRETVDVLTLSATPIPRTLFQAFSGLRSLSLIHTPPADRKAIHTEIRYFDEGLIRDAIVRELARGGQVYIVHNRVASIGAFRDMVQRLVPDARLGMAHGQMGESELEGVMVGFLKGELDVLVTTAIIESGLDITNANTLIINRADRFGLAQLYQLRGRVGRSAALAYAYLLIPPQSSLTPKAKKRLASLRDLTDLGSGFKLASYDLEIRGSGNLLGQEQSGHIGAVGLDLYSQLLEQAVRESTGQVTEEPVEPVIHLDMPALLTEEYLPDVGERLTLYKRLASARTPAELKELRDEAVDRFGRFPTEVLGLFSRMEVLILARGLRVEHIDVAGSFYLVAFHPQAKISPDALLGLLSTDSRLAFLPPTTLRLDISAMQNSGDRLGYLKETLRSLL